The following proteins are co-located in the Primulina tabacum isolate GXHZ01 chromosome 11, ASM2559414v2, whole genome shotgun sequence genome:
- the LOC142518628 gene encoding ethylene-responsive transcription factor 3-like produces MRKGRVAAAVDGGEANGSGGSKEIRFRGVRKRPWGRFAAEIRDPWKKTRVWLGTFDSAEDAARAYDAAARSLRGPKAKTNFPSPMDGTVFPVFNPQKPNQPRINSNPHDPFVDSRFYPMLAHQRPTSSGMSSTVESFSGPRQPPPPHLLGHQRRHPRSPPVVSDDCHSDCDSSSSVVDDTECDNASSCKKLLPFDLNMTPPVDSSADMDADLEDLACTALRL; encoded by the coding sequence ATGCGGAAAGGCAGAGTAGCGGCGGCGGTTGACGGCGGAGAAGCTAACGGATCTGGGGGATCTAAGGAGATCAGATTTCGTGGGGTGAGGAAGAGGCCATGGGGAAGATTTGCTGCGGAGATCAGGGACCCTTGGAAGAAGACCCGTGTTTGGCTCGGCACTTTCGATTCGGCAGAGGACGCCGCTCGCGCCTACGACGCGGCGGCTCGTTCCCTTCGTGGTCCCAAGGCCAAGACCAACTTCCCGTCGCCAATGGATGGCACTGTTTTCCCTGTTTTTAACCCGCAAAAGCCTAATCAACCTCGAATAAACAGTAACCCACACGATCCGTTTGTAGATTCTCGGTTTTACCCCATGCTTGCCCATCAGAGGCCGACGTCCAGCGGCATGAGCAGCACCGTAGAATCTTTTAGTGGGCCACGGCAACCGCCGCCTCCGCATCTACTTGGGCATCAGAGGAGACATCCAAGGTCGCCTCCGGTTGTTTCCGATGATTGCCACAGTGACTGTGATTCATCCTCATCTGTGGTAGATGATACTGAGTGTGATAACGCCTCATCTTGTAAAAAACTCTTGCCTTTCGACCTCAACATGACACCACCTGTGGACTCTTCTGCTGATATGGATGCTGACCTGGAAGATCTCGCTTGTACCGCCCTCCGTCTCTGA